A genomic stretch from Patagioenas fasciata isolate bPatFas1 chromosome 10, bPatFas1.hap1, whole genome shotgun sequence includes:
- the CEP15 gene encoding centrosomal protein 15: protein MSSYLAQEVHLARRHEEILSQRSELLQQMETYLGDKKTKKTWQTQAADAACKRNAALLNDIQAAEKKLQERVYLLPHPDTVKLETLYWASIKESLPKWEQFLLGRAEVPIGFKEMKTAKQNISYQEEDSQK, encoded by the exons ATGTCATCCTATTTGGCTCAGGAGGTTCACCTTGCTAGAAGACACGAAGAGAT ACTGTCTCAGAGATCAGAGCTGCTACAGCAGATGGAGACTTATCTAGGAGACAAAAAGACTAAAAAGACATGGCAAACTCAAGCAGCTGATGCAGCTTGTAAAAGGAATGCAGCACTTTTAAAT GATAtacaagcagcagaaaaaaagctgCAAGAAAGAGTGTATTTACTTCCACATCCTGATACTGTTAAGTTAGAA ACTCTCTATTGGGCATCAATAAAAGAATCTCTTCCCAAGTGGGAACAGTTTCTTTTAGGAAGAGCAGAAGTTCCTATTGGTTTTAAGGAaatgaaaactgcaaaacagAACATAAGCTACCAAGAAGAAGATTCACAAAAATAA